tactcctcttatgatcagcgggacccctgtggagagggtgagcagcttcacagggtctgctctcccctctctgcaggacatctacctcaaatgctgcaaaagcagagctgttaaaatcatcaaggactccatccaacccagtaaccatcttttcactttgctgccatctggtaagcgcttccgtagcctgatggcaaaaactgagagacttaggaggagtttcttcccccaggtcatcaggctcctaaactcaaaaccagcctcttaacatcttcatgtctccactatatattcactttatcagtaagatattcattctctacctcacattgacattgacatactgacagtgtcacaacctgtttgcacatttgcctcttgtacattcctgtgtatcttaatatttaagactacagtataatgcacatatgcacaattgcacattgcctcttgtacatccctgggtatcttaatatttaagactacagtgtactttcatgcacattattttccattctatatttaattgtacagtatacatcttttttatattttattcttatatttttattgtttacttttatttcattctttcatagctatatttatgtatattttcatctgtgttgtattctttaataattgcactgtccatggagcagacctgactcacatttcactgctgattatatatttatttattttatttatcctttatttagccAGGAAAAAAATCCCATTGAGATATAAtaatctcttcttccagggagaCCTGGTCAAAAACGGCAGCACACATATAGTTTCAAACACATccatacataaattaaaacacaaacaatccaacaaatcaaaaatagatCGAAGTTCAAGAAAAACACAAGACTCTTTAAATGTAGAATACAGAATCATTTAAAAGTGCTCAAAGATGGCAAAGACtctaatttcaatacatttttgtaGGTCGTTCCAAAACCCTAGgggcataaaaaagaaaaagcatgctTTCCAAATTCAGTGAATACTCTTGGGACTTTTGTAACAAAGATGCAGCTGCTGATCTGGTACCATATAACCATtagtataaaaagttaaaaattttgtAATGTATGATGGTATAATTTACCAAGGAGTGCCTTTggcaataaatacatacatgtgtaaATTTCTCCTATGATACAAAGAGAACCATGATAAAGATTCATACAAAATACAATGATGCGTACGGTATTCTTACAAAAACGTAACGCTGCATGATAAAACAGAGTCCAATTTCTTAGTACAGAGGAAGCTGCATGCATGTAAACAAGATCACCATAGTCAATTATTGTTAAAAGTAGCTCTCTCAACCAGTTTCTTTCGGGCCTTAgggaaaacaattttaaaacgaTAGAAAAACCCTAGTTTTGATTTAAGCTTCTTCAGCAATTGATCAATGTGAAcattaaatgctaattttttcATCTAGCCATTACCTAATATTTATAGGAACCGACTCTTTCAATGTTCTGAACCACATAAAGTTGATATTGTTATGTCTGTATCCTTACGGTGAGTGCGgttaaatcatcatattattttgtcttctttgaatttaaaaaactaattttaatttatccaacgtatattgtatatttaaatgctttttgtaaATTCATCAGAGCTTGATTTATAGATGCTGCTGCTGTATAAATAATTGAGTCATCAGCATATAGATGCACATTAGCAGAATCTTACTCCTGAAtccaaatcatttataaaaatagaaaataggatAGGAGATAAAATAGATCCTTGTGGAACTCCTTTTTTAACTTGAAGAAAAGGAGAATTATAATTTTCTATATTCACACATTGAGTTCGGTTCTGATAGATAATTATCAAACCATTTCATAGCAGCTTCACTAATACCGTATAGATCTAAGtttctgtaataataaattatgatcaACAGAGTCGAAGGCTTTTGAAAGGTCGACAAATAATGCGGCACAGGACTTTTTACAATCTAAAGAGTTTATAAGGTCATTTGTAACTAATAAAACGCTGCAGTTAGGGTACTATGACCTGCTCTAAAGACTGGTAATCGTTAAGAACATTATTAtctgttaaaaattgttttttaaaaaaatttgatcGTTTAGCAAATCATTACATCTAAACTAACAACACTTTTACGGCTCTATATAACTGTGTAtgtgaatcttgaatcttgaattgaATACAGTGTTTAACAACTAGGACAAGAAGAACTAAATAAACTAATCATTACATCTAAACTAACAACACTTTTACTAGATCCCATTCCCACTAAACTATTGAAAGAGTTGTTATCTGTAGCAGAAGAGCCTTCtctcaatattattaattcatctcTATCTCTAGGTCATGttccaaaactatttaaaatgccagttattaagcctctcattaagaAACCGCAATAAACTaacaaattacagacccatttcaaatcttccgtttatgtctaaaatataaGGTGTTACAGATATAAAACAATGGATGACCAGTAAATAATCTCCTATTAAATTCTGACAAGACTGAGGTATTACTTATTGGACCTAAAACCTGCACACAGAATCTCTCAGaatacaatttgcaactagaagGATGTACTGTTATTATGTCATCATCAGCAGTTAAAGACCTGGTtcttatattagacagcaacttatCTTTCGATAATCGTATTTcctatgttacaaaaacagccttCTTTCACCTCAGAAACATTTCTAAGATACGGAACGTGTTATCTGTGTAAGATTCATGATCTCTCAACTAGATTACTgtagattactgtaatgcactACTAGCTGGTTGCCCTGCATCATCAGTAAAGAATCTAcatgtagtccaaaatgcagcggctagagttcttaccaggtcaagaaaatatgatctgATCTTACTGATAATACTGATCTTCTTATGCCCTATAATCCATCATGCTCTTTAACGTCACGAAACTTTGGGCTTTTAGTAGTAGCTACCTAGGAGTAGGATataagtccactaaaggagggagTTAATTTTCCCATCTGGCTCCTAAACTCTGAGATAGTCTTCCTGATAATGTCTGGCCCGGGGCACAAACACACtctttctgtttaaatctagattaaagacacatctcttcagCCAAGCATTCGCATAACCAATCTCAATCTCACCCTTTTCCCAGTTAGATCAGATaaaattcacaaacattttttgcTTGAAACATTATGAACCGCAGCCACGCCGATTCTCTTCTATCTGCTCCTACCCTGGGACGCCCCTCTTGAGGTAACTAGAGATTACGCCTGCTCCAGTGTGGATCCAGCCTCATAGAAAGACTTCAGATGATCCAACACCTTTGAAGAAATGATGCTGCAGAACCCCTGCGAGACCCCAGATGATGCCAACTTGAAGCTTCtggctaaaattaaaaaaatagatttaggaataaatataatatttccaaaatgatctaacATACACTTTCATTTCATCAACTATGAAAGCGTCAAGACTTGTAGgctacattgttttatttttacctaaCCCTAAAAGAATCAGGCCCTCAAGCTATGTCAAGATGATAACTTAGTTTGGTCCATACAGCAGAACCAAATCGGCAGGTCATACATGATGTTAACACAGTATACCCGTTTACAGCTGGAGCAGGGCGCTCTGATCTCCGTTACCGGCGGATTGCGTCATGCTGCACCGGAAAGGTGATGCAAGAGTCCGGAGTTGTGTGTTCACGTACGCCACGCCCCCTCCCGGTTTCCTGCTTTCCAGAAGCCAGACTCTTACAGGCGCGATGAAGTCATAGAGCACAGacttttcatcatcattattgtGCTAAAACTGTGACCTCTGAACACTTATGTTCGTCAGATGAAGGTGAGTTCATTTATCCGGTCTGACCATCTCACAAAATGTTCAATGTCTGGAATCCGGCGTCAAGTATTGTCTGTTTGTACGCCTCACGAATAAAGTTTAAAGTCTTGATAAAGGTCCATTTGAGCTAGCGATGTACATTTAGCTATCAAACTGTTGTATTGAGGGAATCTGTTAAACCCGGCGTTAACCaaacttaattaatttttaatttacgaATCGGACTGAAATCGGTCCGAACAGTTTCGCGTTAAAAACTCACTGAACCAAGAGCCGTTTCATTCGGTCAGCCGTCGGACAACGACCACCGATAAATGAGTTGATAACAGAATTTGAGGTGAACAGTTCGAGGCGATAAGTATAGCTTAAAATAAGCCGTATGAAATATGTATATGATAGCTTGGTGCCATCTATATGATAATACGCATTAATATCAATTTGATAGGGTTCATATTTTTCCAAACTATTCAGCTGGACAACAGAGgactttatattttctatatcaTTATTGCTGTCTGTTGTCACCCTTTCTTTTTCTCAGGAGGAAGCAGGAGTTGACCTGCCCCAGGCGTTGCCCTCTGGGCCCAGTGCCTTTGTCCCAATtgaagaggtgtgtgtgttgttttttttaacgtgtattaaatgctaataattaattatatactaaaaatgtgataaataaaaactttttaaaaactactgtGAATGtgcaaatgtgttaaaatatttaaagtggtaacttaaacttatttaaagcttacttcaagtaaatattttaaagtaaaaataaaactactgtgAATGtgcaaatgtgttaaaatatttaaagtggtaacttaaacttatttaaagcttacttcaagtaaatattttaggtcaaaactCGGCTGACAGAAAAATTTGTGAATCCCTGATTTAAGGTGCAGCCTCATTTTATGCAAAATTTCACTGGCAGTAGTTAATAATGTGATGTGAACATCACAAAGTAATGTTTGAAACACTGCTCACAGAAGTCATTTTTCAAATGAAGCAGCTTACTGTTAGTCAGCATGACAAATTCACACGAGCATCTTAAACATGAGCGAAATCTGTGCGGGAAATGCATTTGAAACTCCCGAACGTGCGGATTCCTATTAAAAAGACTGAATCTACTGGCAATTTGTGCTGAGCAGCAGTAAAAGTGCATCTTTAGATGATAGAtatagtattattgtttttaatgtttacagaacaaaaaTGAGTTCTTTGCATATGTTTGTTTCAGATTCTAGAGGAAGGGGCAGCACAGGTGATGTCAGAGGATCTGTTGTCAGAAGGACGTGTAGACCATATCAAAATGATGATGGGCCTACATCCCACCTACCTGACCTGTTTCCTGCAAACACAGAATGCTTTGCTCCAGCTGGATGGCCCTCTGCCTCTGTCATGGAGACATTTTATAATCATACTGGTAAGGGAAGAGACATATTTTTGTCTGGGACCTTTAGATTGCaagttttaaatatacacaaatgagTGTATGTTTATAATATACACAACAGTAATCTTCTGCGTCTGTGCAGGCGTCTGCACGTCACCAGTGCTCGTACCTAGTGCAGCATCACAGCTCTGCTTTTCTGCTCGCTGGTGGAGATAAGTCCTGGCTTAGAGGACTTCACTGTGCACCACCCAAAATACAGCACCTGCAGATGCTCAACAAACTGCTTGCACACAGACCCTGGATCATCACCCAGGAACATATACAGGTAAAAAACACAGAtcatcagtgttggggaagctactttgaaaaCCATAATTTCTAAGTGACTAGTGGAAATTTAAAGTAGACAGTcaagcaatatttttaaaaaggtatatAGCTCAACTACAAATATTTCCTGTTGTGAGTTTATCTCAGTTTTATGCTTTGCAAGTTAATGTGATTGTTCTGCAACACATTTTACAGATAGCCATTAAAGGGGttgttcacagttttttttttctaggctctgggctctgattggttagctatgGTGTTTTATATTGTGCAGtcgacacttttttttttgtactactaATACTACTCAGTTATGAAGCTTTTAAAAACGTGTTCaaaaaatcttatatatttaCAGGAGTTAGTTTGTCCGGGTGCAGAGGCTCGGTGGTCCCTGGCAGAACTGATTCAGGCTATTGTTTTGATGAGCCATGCCCACTCTCTAGCCTCATTTGTTTGGGGTTGTGGTATTCTCCCAGAGCCTGAGCAGTTAGGAGATCAGTCGCTAAACCTGTGTTCACCCACAGAGTCCTGTTCTGCCAGAGATAAGAGCAGAAATCAGCAAGAGGTATCGAACTGTGACTGATGTATTGATCACAAGTAAAAGAgaatattcatttgtttttcccAGGTAAATCtctttaatgtgtatatatgtgtgtgtctgtgcgcaGTGGTCTGAGGCTGTGAACGAGGTTAAGCTTTTGATGGAGAAGATGATGATGGTTCAGCAGCAAGGTGAAGAGTTTACACAAGAAGAGATGGTTACTCGCTTTGAAAGAGAAAGGACTGAGAGTTTGCTGGAACCTGCTGATggtatgaacacacacatacataattcaATACACCCAAAGGCAGGGTTTCTCTCGGAGCAAAATAGTCTTCTGTTGTAGCTTCTGAACATTTGTCATTCACATGAGAAGCTGATGAATTACAGTACATCccataaatcacattaaatataataaaatttgtttaGGCTGCCACCAAGTGAAATTTTGGGCCTTCCTGGGCAAATTTTATAACATTCAAtgtattttgcaattttaaatgCCTTATAATAGatctttcacatcttttttttgCTTCTTGTTTCTTCACTGCCTGAcctttgtcataatttttttcctgtacaGTTCAGCGGTGTGTCCTTCCTGATTGTTTCTCGCGGTTTGTTGTGGATGCAGATTTTACTTACCAGGATTTTAGTCCTAGAGGAGTGCAGGCCCCCCCAACCATGAGAGCTCAGGTTTAGTACTCTTAATGATTCTCACACAGTGTTAAAGaagtatataatatgtattataaacagtgctattacatccagtgttattttatattattcatgtaCTCTtgtagtaattaattaattagtagcACAGGTCcttaaaggggtactccaccccaaaattaaatcacttacccccatgtcgttccaaacccataaatatcatccaaaatatcttaaattgtgttccgaaaacaaacgaagcttttacgggtttggaacgacatggggtaagtgattaatgacaaaatgttaattttggggtggagtatccctttgaaaAACCGCAAGGCATTTCTGCCCGTCACACCTCCGCCGGTGCCAATGGGCCAGCCACAGGGTCATCacttctatttatatatattcactttagTTCATTTAAGTTgatattgctattttattttattttttttttagactaagaccttttaatacttcaactttaatgtatttatttaaattagtttccaaggcaacatttctaatttttgtttttcatgtaatatttatattttatttcagccgtatttcaattactgaaagctatttttaatcattttagtgaacaataacagcactggttATATTGTGATCTTTGTGTATGATTTTTTGCTTTCAGGACTATTCATGGGAAGATCACGGTTTCTCTCTTATGAACAGGCTGTATGGAGAGATGGCACAGCTTCTGGATGAGAAATTTCAGGTGGTGTGTGCACTCACGTATCACACCATGGCCATGCACTCGCATGTGGACACCTCCACACTCCGCAAAGCCATCTGGAACTACATTCACTGCATCTACGGCATCAGGTCAGTCATGCATGCATCATAGTCATGAAACAAGCTTAAAACATTCACCCATATGGAACaaaggttaggttagggttatgCTTATATAAGAAGGAAAAATGGTCCTCGCCATAATCATGTATAAAAACTGCACATTATGAGGAAAAAGGTAGACATAAAATGCATTACTTGTGGTGgttaaaattctaaaattgctCTAATGCGAATCTAATGTGGTCTAATGTGCACTTGCACGTCAATGTTCGCCTACACAGGTATGATGATTATAATTATGGGGATGTCAACCAGCTGTTGGAACGCAGTTTAAAAGTGTACGTAAAGACAGTGGCTTGTCACCCGGAGAAAACCACAACAAGAATGTACTTCTCTTTTTGGAGGCAGTTCCGCCACTCAGAAAAGGTACAAGATGTGTGAGGTTTCTTGTTGATGATTCAAGTGTGTTCATATTTTAATTCTAAGTTGCTTTTGCTTCAGCAGCTGTATTGAATTATgctttttctctccttttctaaATTGTTGAATTAATTTCCATTTTGGAGTAATGTTTTAGTGGCCTCTAGTGGTTCTCCTCagagttaaacttttttttttgacaagttaTGTCAGACCAAAAACTCCTTTTAAACGTTTTATCATATGGCCAAGTTTTCATTGTGGCTGGTGACTTGCTTTGATGATAatgttacagtaaaaatagtttCAGTAGAGGTTTCATAACAATGATGAAGCCTATATTTTTTTGCTGGACTTCACAAGTGGATTTATCACTTATGGGTAGTAAAATTCCTGTATATTTCTGGTTTAAGACGTGTTGTTCTTTTTATGCAGGTCCATGTGAACCTGTTACTGATGGAGGCGCGACTGCAGGCAGCTTTACTTTATGCTCTCAGAGCAATTACACGCTACATGACCTAATATGCGCACAAGAGCTTTAAAACGGGATTACCTGTTTACACTATTATGCTCTGACTGTAGCATGTGTTGAGACACAAATTGCACACAATCACACTTTAAAAGTACAAAGTCTCATGAGCAGTTTagtttcattttctctttttttgcaatattttaggCTTATGTGGGCTGGTTGATCAGCTGCTACTGGATCATGATTGGTTTTGGGAGACAGCGAATTTTTG
The Cyprinus carpio isolate SPL01 chromosome A19, ASM1834038v1, whole genome shotgun sequence genome window above contains:
- the LOC109060482 gene encoding sestrin-2-like, which produces MKEEAGVDLPQALPSGPSAFVPIEEILEEGAAQVMSEDLLSEGRVDHIKMMMGLHPTYLTCFLQTQNALLQLDGPLPLSWRHFIIILASARHQCSYLVQHHSSAFLLAGGDKSWLRGLHCAPPKIQHLQMLNKLLAHRPWIITQEHIQELVCPGAEARWSLAELIQAIVLMSHAHSLASFVWGCGILPEPEQLGDQSLNLCSPTESCSARDKSRNQQEWSEAVNEVKLLMEKMMMVQQQGEEFTQEEMVTRFERERTESLLEPADVQRCVLPDCFSRFVVDADFTYQDFSPRGVQAPPTMRAQDYSWEDHGFSLMNRLYGEMAQLLDEKFQVVCALTYHTMAMHSHVDTSTLRKAIWNYIHCIYGIRYDDYNYGDVNQLLERSLKVYVKTVACHPEKTTTRMYFSFWRQFRHSEKVHVNLLLMEARLQAALLYALRAITRYMT